One Primulina huaijiensis isolate GDHJ02 chromosome 8, ASM1229523v2, whole genome shotgun sequence genomic region harbors:
- the LOC140982021 gene encoding uncharacterized protein, whose translation MDKDWMSKNRLSHEYEVGVEYFLQFASRNTNNPNAMPCPCAKCGNLKTKDIDTIRAHLCCNGIDLTYHTWIWHGERSKFGNSMNDSDRVEQDEHKYFTKEPINMVHGAYDSYAENPKQFHKLLEDAEKPLYPGCVKFTKLSALVKLYNLKAKYSWSDKSFTDLLGLFGQMLPDDNELPLSLYDAKKSLCALGMDYVKIHACPNDCILYRKEYEDFTGCPICGMSRWKLGKNSTINAGVPAKVLWYFPPIPRFQRWFQQKVISKDLTWHADKRIRDGYLRHPADAPSWKVVDHNWPNFASEPRNLRLAISADDFNPHSLMSSAYSCWPIVMITYNLPPSLCMKRKFMMLTLLISGPKQPGNDIDVYLAPLIDDLKFLWDIGVDTYDAYRKEIFSLKAVLLWTINDFPAYGNMSGYIVKGYHACPICGEETCSTRLKHSRKIAYTGHRRFLPTSHPYRRQKKAFNGNQEFKLAPKPLNGHEVLERVERINYRLGKMSGKVQLKVGDEKSCWKKKSIFFELEYWKHLHVRHVLDVMHIEKNVCESLISTLLDIPGKTKDGVAARLDLMEMNLRTDLIPKMGEKRTYLPAACYTLSKAEKRKFCNSLFGIKVPTGYSSNIKNLVSMKDLKLVGLKSHDYHTLMQQLLPVAIRGVLPKHVRDTITRLCGFFNVVYNKVIDVSKLDEMQREIVMIMCLLEKYFPQSFFDIMIHLTVHLVREIKLCGPVWFRHMYPFERFMKILKGYVQNRHRPEGCIAERYIAEEAVEFCSDYMSSVDTIGIPSMHRRKQLTKPLSGSVMHYTSDDELNQAHRYLLENDVDVEPYIE comes from the coding sequence ATGGACAAAGATTGGATGTCAAAGAACAGGTTGTCACATGAATATGAGGTTGGGGTGGAGTATTTCTTGCAGTTTGCATCGCGAAACACGAACAATCCGAATGCAATGCCTTGCCCATGTGCAAAATGTGGTAATCTAAAGACGAAAGATATTGACACTATAAGGGCTCATTTGTGTTGTAATGGTATAGATTTAACATATCATACATGGATTTGGCATGGCGAAAGATCTAAGTTCGGGAACTCAATGAATGATAGTGATCGAGTAGAGCAAGATGAACACAAATATTTTACCAAGGAACCTATAAATATGGTCCATGGTGCATATGATAGTTATGCTGAGAATCCAAAACAATTTCATAAGCTACTTGAAGATGCCGAGAAACCTTTATATCCTGGATGTGTTAAATTTACAAAGTTATCTGCACTTGTGAAACTATATAACTTGAAGGCAAAATATAGTTGGAGTGATAAAAGTTTCACTGATTTACTTGGTTTGTTTGGGCAAATGCTTCCAGATGACAATGAATTGCCTTTATCTTTGTATGATGCAAAGAAAAGCTTATGTGCTTTAGGGATGGATTATGTGAAAATTCATGCTTGTCCTAATGATTGTATCTTATACCGGAAGGAGTATGAGGATTTTACCGGTTGCCCTATTTGCGGGATGTCAAGGTGGAAGTTGGGTAAAAATTCTACGATAAATGCAGGAGTTCCTGCAAAGGTCCTTTGGTACTTCCCACCTATTCCCAGATTTCAAAGATGGTTTCAGCAGAAGGTGATATCTAAGGACTTAACTTGGCATGCTGATAAAAGAATTCGTGATGGATACTTGCGCCATCCGGCTGATGCACCCTCTTGGAAAGTAGTGGATCACAACTGGCCAAATTTTGCTTCCGAGCCAAGAAACCTAAGATTGGCCATATCAGCAGACGACTTCAATCCACATAGTTTGATGAGTTCTGCATATAGTTGTTGGCCAATTGTGATGATCACTTACAACCTTCCTCCAAGTTTGTGTATGAAGAGAAAATTTATGATGCTCACTTTGTTGATATCTGGTCCCAAACAACCGGGAAATGATATTGATGTCTACTTAGCACCTCTAATTGAcgacttaaaatttttatgggaTATAGGTGTTGATACATATGATGcatatcgaaaagaaattttctCGCTTAAAGCTGTGTTACTATGGACGATCAATGATTTTCCTGCATATGGGAACATGTCAGGTTATATTGTGAAAGGATATCATGCATGTCCAATATGTGGTGAAGAAACATGTTCGACGAGGTTGAAGCATAGTAGAAAAATTGCGTATACAGGCCATAGAAGGTTTCTTCCTACAAGTCATCCTTATCGAAGGCAAAAAAAAGCATTTAATGGGAACCAAGAGTTTAAACTCGCACCAAAACCGCTAAATGGGCATGAAGTATtagaaagagttgaaagaattaatTATCGTCTGGGAAAAATGAGTGGGAAGGTTCAGTTGAAGGTAGGTGATGAAAAATCATGTTGGAAAAAGAAATCTATATTCTTTGAACTTGAGTATTGGAAACATCTACATGTTCGACATGTACTTGATGTGATGCatattgaaaaaaatgtttGTGAAAGTCTCATCAGTACGTTACTTGACATTCCAGGAAAAACAAAGGATGGAGTTGCAGCAAGACTAGACCTCATGGAGATGAATTTGAGGACTGATTTGATACCAAAGATGGGGGAGAAAAGAACGTATTTGCCAGCTGCCTGTTATACACTAAGCAAGGctgagaaaagaaaattttgcaaTTCTCTGTTTGGAATAAAGGTCCCTACGGGTTACTCATCTAATATTAAAAACCTCGTGTCGATGAAGGACTTGAAACTTGTCGGCCTTAAGTCACATGACTATCACACTTTGATGCAACAATTGCTTCCAGTGGCCATACGTGGTGTCCTGCCTAAACATGTTCGAGATACTATCACTCGGTTGTGTGGGTTCTTCAATGTGGTATACAATAAAGTGATAGATGTCTCAAAGTTGGATGAGATGCAAAGAGAGATTGTGATGATAATGTGTTTACTAGAGAAATATTTCCCCCAATCTTTTTTTGATATAATGATTCATTTGACTGTTCATCTTGTACGCGAGATAAAATTGTGTGGACCGGTTTGGTTTAGGCATATGTATCCATTTGAAAGATTCATGAAGATATTGAAAGGCTACGTGCAAAATCGCCATCGGCCTGAAGGGTGTATAGCCGAACGTTATATTGCTGAAGAGGCTGTGGAATTTTGCTCGGACTACATGTCTAGTGTAGATACAATTGGTATCCCATCAATGCATCGGAGAAAACAACTCACTAAGCCTCTGTCTGGTTCAGTAATGCACTACACTAGTGATGATGAGTTGAATCAAGCACATCGGTATCTATTGGAAAATGATGTTGACGTTGAGCCTTATATCGAGTAA
- the LOC140983355 gene encoding cytokinin dehydrogenase 7-like isoform X2, which translates to MIAYIERFVHGNDVESMPELDSTEEDGAGLLPLFKGLELQGTVDFDTAAGGKDFGGLQSSKPLAMIRPASVDDVARVIKLASRSSHLTVAAQGNRHSINGQAMAHQGLAIDMKTLEPRIQVDPSGAHVDVSGGALWEEVLKRCVSDHGLAPRSWTDYLDLTVGGTLSNAGVSGQAFRYGPQTENVTELEVVTGNGDVFVCSPKQNSELFFSVLGGLGQFGIITRARILLQPSPDMVRWIRLVYSEFSDFTADAEFLVSGGANDSFDYVEGFTFVNSEDPVNGWPSAQLHPDHPFDRTHVPPTDGPVLYCLELALHYSNHHRRSAVDKFVFVAGPAEGGENGGSAEILQRIEGGSGGELRGIFVASETGGGRGQSQWYVGRPTRMAQSFRVQSAHSPFRCCCFQEYFEAWHRWPYASLSSATVQVG; encoded by the exons ATGATAGCGTACATAGAGCGCTTCGTGCACGGTAACGACGTGGAATCCATGCCGGAGCTGGATAGTACCGAAGAAGACGGCGCTGGGTTACTTCCTCTCTTCAAAGGCCTGGAGCTTCAGGGCACGGTCGACTTCGACACCGCTGCCGGCGGCAAAGATTTCGGCGGCTTGCAATCTTCCAAGCCTTTAGCCATGATTCGCCCCGCCTCCGTCGATGACGTCGCGAGGGTTATAAAACTAGCGTCACGATCATCACACCTCACCGTCGCTGCTCAGGGTAACCGCCACTCCATCAACGGGCAGGCCATGGCCCATCAAGGTCTGGCAATCGACATGAAGACGTTGGAACCCAGAATCCAAGTCGACCCTTCGGGGGCGCATGTCGACGTCAGCGGCGGTGCATTGTGGGAGGAGGTGCTGAAACGCTGTGTTTCGGACCACGGATTGGCCCCCCGGTCGTGGACTGATTACCTCGATTTGACGGTGGGCGGGACGCTGTCGAACGCCGGCGTGAGTGGGCAGGCGTTCCGTTACGGACCCCAAACGGAAAATGTAACAGAATTGGAGGTTGTAACTGGAAATGGCGACGTGTTTGTCTGCTCGCCGAAACAGAATTCAGAACTCTTCTTCAGTGTACTCGGGGGACTCGGACAATTCGGAATCATCACTCGGGCTAGAATCTTGCTTCAGCCTTCCCCGGATATG GTGAGATGGATAAGGCTGGTGTACAGCGAGTTTAGCGATTTCACCGCTGATGCTGAGTTCCTGGTGAGCGGGGGGGCAAATGACTCGTTCGATTACGTCGAAGGATTCACATTTGTCAACAGCGAGGACCCGGTTAACGGGTGGCCTTCGGCGCAGTTGCATCCGGATCATCCGTTCGACCGGACCCATGTCCCGCCAACCGACGGCCCGGTTCTGTATTGCCTCGAGTTGGCCTTGCATTACAGTAATCACCACCGGCGCTCTGCTGTTGACAAG TTTGTGTTTGTGGCCGGGCCTGCAGAGGGTGGAGAGAATGGCGGGAGCGCTGAGATATTGCAGAGGATCGAGGGTGGAAGCGGAGGTGAGCTACGTGGAATTTTTGTTGCGAGTGAAACGGGCGGAGGAAGAGGCCAAAGCCAATGGTATGTGGGACGGCCCACACGCATGGCTCAATCTTTTCGTGTCCAAAGCGCACATAGCCCATTTCGATGCTGTTGTTTTCAAGAATATTTTGAAGCATGGCATCGGTGGCCCTATGCTTCTTTATCCTCTGCTACGGTCCAA GTGGGATAG
- the LOC140983394 gene encoding uncharacterized protein isoform X3, translating to MKIDNKTDMFRFVNPHTIPYMPYVTRLDKNRKIEHLNERASVLAERLSGASTNQLVLVPHNVGYHWILTVIDPYKEMVYLLDSLSHRNRYDDWKYVVDMSVRLFNSNKERKGKKQAIWEVVKSTLKKKLMKCDPSGRNAYKIIFTTKYAKY from the exons atgaaaatagataACAAGACCGACATGTTTAGATTTGTGAATCCACACACGATCCCATACATGCCATATGTGACTAGACTTGACAAAAACAGAAAAATCGAACACTTGAATGAAAGAGCAAGTGTTTTGGCCGAAAGACTGAGTGGTGCATCAACAAATCAACTAGTTTTAGTGCCACATAATGTTGG TTACCATTGGATTCTCACTGTCATCGATCCTTACAAGGAGATGGTTTATTTGTTGGATTCACTTAGTCATCGAAACCGTTACGATGACTGGAAATATGTGGTGGATAT GAGTGTAAGATTGTTTAATTCAAACAAGGAAAGGAAAGGGAAAAAACAAGCTATATGGGAAGTAGTAAAG AGTACTctaaagaagaaattgatgaagtGCGATCCGAGTGGGCGGAATGCATACAAGATTATATTTACGACTAAGTATGCAAAGTATTGA
- the LOC140983449 gene encoding uncharacterized protein: MSRKGYARFADEIADELCDDDDINRAIMWKKGRVNKKGQYEGDELKSAIEKIDGYVQQKIEGTLQFEEGKNDILTKALDSHEHSGRVRGVGGHITPSIYFTIGRVWKSPLGDDHLFLNQTKELMEAKILLSEQDARIAEQNARISDQDARIQRLEEMFKKGASNFDIEEKGSCSVKLHPMSDDKSKRVSRTMQLRMMMT, from the exons ATGTCTCGCAAAGGATATGCACGTTTCGCCGACGAAATA GCAGATGAGTTATGTGACGATGATGATATAAATCGAGCAATTATGTGGAAGAAAGGACGGGTCAATAAGAAAGGTCAATATGAAGGCGATGAGTTGAAATCGGCAATAGAAAAGATT GATGGTTATGTGCAACAAAAAATCGAGGGTACATTGCAATTTGAAGAGGGAAAAAATGATATCCTTACGAAAGCACTGGATTCACATGAACATTCTGGTCGTGTGAGAGGTGTTGGAGGTCATATCACTCCAAGCATCTACTTTACTATTGGTAGAGTATGGAAGAGTCCTCTTGGTGATGACCATTTATTCCTTAATCAAACAAAGGAGTTGATGGAGGCGAAGATATTACTCTCAGAACAAGATGCACGCATCGCAGAACAAAATGCACGCATATCAGATCAAGATGCACGCATACAGAGACTTGAAGAGATGTTCAAAAAGGGTGCAAGCAACTTTGACATTGAAGAAAAAGGTAGTTGCTCAGTAAAGTTACATCCCATGAGTGACGATAAATCAAAAAGAGTGTCTCGAACTATGCAACTTCGCATGATGATGACGTGA
- the LOC140982022 gene encoding uncharacterized protein → MQNFPIRLSPKGGYKMSITEPLSTGYVIVMSKNEKPKQNTAYSANDNSCGGKTVLESTETETTRSSRGRTRLDRLVRQRVHGIRKNVRFNKLGQPVGEFAGEMQSYIGVLVREKVKISYQTWKMVPNDVKDLIWESVNLTYNVDQSWKKGCLNSANNKWRQFKSFLTQKFILSKRDNTEDLKEPPIGFGITRDDWSSFVISSLSDDFLVRFLICYFQISRP, encoded by the exons ATGCAAAATTTCCCCATAAGGCTAAGTCCAAAAGGTGGTTACAAGATGAGCATAACTGAACCTTTATCAACTGGTTACGTGATAGT GATGTCAAAGAATGAGAAGCCTAAACAGAATACTGCATATTCTGCCAATGACAATAGTTGTGGGGGCAAAACAGTTTTGGAATCTACAGAGACGGAAACAACAAGATCATCTAGAGGTCGTACACGTTTGGATAGGCTTGTTAGGCAAAGGGTTCATGGAATCAGAAAGAATGTAAGGTTCAATAAATTGGGACAGCCAGTAGGAGAATTTGCAGGTGAGATGCAAAGTTATATTGGAGTTCTTGTTCGAGAAAAGGTAAAGATAAGTTATCAGACTTGGAAAATGGTTCCAAATGATGTCAAAGATTTAATATGGGAATCGGTTAAC CTAACGTACAATGTTGATCAAAGCTGGAAGAAGGGATGTCTGAACTCTGCAAATAACAAGTGGAGACAGTTTAAATCTTTTCTCACTCAAAAGTTCATTCTTAGCAAGCGGGATAACACTGAGGATTTGAAAGAACCACCTATTGGGTTTGGTATTACACGAGATGATTGGAGTTCATTTGTAATCAGTAGCTTGTCTGATGACTTCCTGGTAAGATTCttaatttgttattttcaaataagTAGACCATAA
- the LOC140983394 gene encoding uncharacterized protein isoform X4, which yields MKIDNKTDMFRFVNPHTIPYMPYVTRLDKNRKIEHLNERASVLAERLSGASTNQLVLVPHNVGYHWILTVIDPYKEMVYLLDSLSHRNRYDDWKYVVDMSVRLFNSNKERKGKKQAIWEVVKFMKTEYSKEEIDEVRSEWAECIQDYIYD from the exons atgaaaatagataACAAGACCGACATGTTTAGATTTGTGAATCCACACACGATCCCATACATGCCATATGTGACTAGACTTGACAAAAACAGAAAAATCGAACACTTGAATGAAAGAGCAAGTGTTTTGGCCGAAAGACTGAGTGGTGCATCAACAAATCAACTAGTTTTAGTGCCACATAATGTTGG TTACCATTGGATTCTCACTGTCATCGATCCTTACAAGGAGATGGTTTATTTGTTGGATTCACTTAGTCATCGAAACCGTTACGATGACTGGAAATATGTGGTGGATAT GAGTGTAAGATTGTTTAATTCAAACAAGGAAAGGAAAGGGAAAAAACAAGCTATATGGGAAGTAGTAAAG TTCATGAAAACAGAGTACTctaaagaagaaattgatgaagtGCGATCCGAGTGGGCGGAATGCATACAAGATTATATTTACGACTAA
- the LOC140983355 gene encoding cytokinin dehydrogenase 7-like isoform X1, with translation MIAYIERFVHGNDVESMPELDSTEEDGAGLLPLFKGLELQGTVDFDTAAGGKDFGGLQSSKPLAMIRPASVDDVARVIKLASRSSHLTVAAQGNRHSINGQAMAHQGLAIDMKTLEPRIQVDPSGAHVDVSGGALWEEVLKRCVSDHGLAPRSWTDYLDLTVGGTLSNAGVSGQAFRYGPQTENVTELEVVTGNGDVFVCSPKQNSELFFSVLGGLGQFGIITRARILLQPSPDMVRWIRLVYSEFSDFTADAEFLVSGGANDSFDYVEGFTFVNSEDPVNGWPSAQLHPDHPFDRTHVPPTDGPVLYCLELALHYSNHHRRSAVDKRVERMAGALRYCRGSRVEAEVSYVEFLLRVKRAEEEAKANGMWDGPHAWLNLFVSKAHIAHFDAVVFKNILKHGIGGPMLLYPLLRSKWDSRKSVVLPTEGEIFYLVALLRFSFPYPKGLLSVDEMISQNQEIVEICKRKGFDFKLYLPYYGDNKEAWRQHFGNQWTRFQQRKAIFDPRAILAPGLKIFSRNWQPPS, from the exons ATGATAGCGTACATAGAGCGCTTCGTGCACGGTAACGACGTGGAATCCATGCCGGAGCTGGATAGTACCGAAGAAGACGGCGCTGGGTTACTTCCTCTCTTCAAAGGCCTGGAGCTTCAGGGCACGGTCGACTTCGACACCGCTGCCGGCGGCAAAGATTTCGGCGGCTTGCAATCTTCCAAGCCTTTAGCCATGATTCGCCCCGCCTCCGTCGATGACGTCGCGAGGGTTATAAAACTAGCGTCACGATCATCACACCTCACCGTCGCTGCTCAGGGTAACCGCCACTCCATCAACGGGCAGGCCATGGCCCATCAAGGTCTGGCAATCGACATGAAGACGTTGGAACCCAGAATCCAAGTCGACCCTTCGGGGGCGCATGTCGACGTCAGCGGCGGTGCATTGTGGGAGGAGGTGCTGAAACGCTGTGTTTCGGACCACGGATTGGCCCCCCGGTCGTGGACTGATTACCTCGATTTGACGGTGGGCGGGACGCTGTCGAACGCCGGCGTGAGTGGGCAGGCGTTCCGTTACGGACCCCAAACGGAAAATGTAACAGAATTGGAGGTTGTAACTGGAAATGGCGACGTGTTTGTCTGCTCGCCGAAACAGAATTCAGAACTCTTCTTCAGTGTACTCGGGGGACTCGGACAATTCGGAATCATCACTCGGGCTAGAATCTTGCTTCAGCCTTCCCCGGATATG GTGAGATGGATAAGGCTGGTGTACAGCGAGTTTAGCGATTTCACCGCTGATGCTGAGTTCCTGGTGAGCGGGGGGGCAAATGACTCGTTCGATTACGTCGAAGGATTCACATTTGTCAACAGCGAGGACCCGGTTAACGGGTGGCCTTCGGCGCAGTTGCATCCGGATCATCCGTTCGACCGGACCCATGTCCCGCCAACCGACGGCCCGGTTCTGTATTGCCTCGAGTTGGCCTTGCATTACAGTAATCACCACCGGCGCTCTGCTGTTGACAAG AGGGTGGAGAGAATGGCGGGAGCGCTGAGATATTGCAGAGGATCGAGGGTGGAAGCGGAGGTGAGCTACGTGGAATTTTTGTTGCGAGTGAAACGGGCGGAGGAAGAGGCCAAAGCCAATGGTATGTGGGACGGCCCACACGCATGGCTCAATCTTTTCGTGTCCAAAGCGCACATAGCCCATTTCGATGCTGTTGTTTTCAAGAATATTTTGAAGCATGGCATCGGTGGCCCTATGCTTCTTTATCCTCTGCTACGGTCCAA GTGGGATAGTCGTAAATCCGTGGTTTTACCGACGGAGggggaaatattttatttagttgcATTGCTACGTTTCTCGTTTCCATACCCAAAAGGGTTGCTGTCGGTAGATGAAATGATATCACAAAATCAAGAAATAGTTGAGATTTGCAAGCGGAAGGGATTCGATTTCAAGTTGTACCTTCCATACTACGGTGATAACAAGGAGGCGTGGAGGCAGCATTTTGGAAATCAATGGACGAGGTTCCAGCAAAGGAAGGCCATCTTCGATCCAAGAGCCATTCTTGCTCCTGGGCTCAagattttttcaagaaattggCAACCACCCTCGTGA
- the LOC140983448 gene encoding uncharacterized protein — translation MSCMHVSIDIAVDKLAHLPFPIPNECDTVGDSIGTHVPWPAHLVVMQDEKLERKKNVNHRINIGLSSSVPRSLHLLYCYCKRALTDEQNLSLLFDHDLFDEDYELLLHLEDIIPFYSLDPISANCIVVYMWHLFKKMKIDNKTDMFRFVNPHTIPYMPYVTRLDKNRKIEHLNERASVLAERLSGASTNQLVLVPHNVGYHWILTVIDPYKEMVYLLDSLSHRNRYDDWKYVVDM, via the exons ATGAGTTGCATGCACGTATCCATTGATATTGCTGTCGACAAATTAGCACATTTGCCATTTCCAATTCCAAATGAATGTGATACTGTTGGTGATTCTATAGGAACACATGTACCTTGGCCAGCACACTTGGTAGTAATGCAAGATGAG AAGCTTGAAAGGAAGAAAAATGTCAACCACAGAATTAACATTGGTTTGTCTTCAAGTGTGCCAAGATCTTTACATCTATTGTATTGTTATTGTAAACGTGCTCTAACCGATGAACAAAATCTATCACTGCTTTTTGATCATGATTTATTTGACGAGGATTACGAACTACTTCTGCACCTTGAAGACATCATTCCTTTCTATAGTTTGGATCCAATATCTGCCAATTGTATAGTTGTGTACATGTg GCATctgtttaaaaaaatgaaaatagataACAAGACCGACATGTTTAGATTTGTGAATCCACACACGATCCCATACATGCCATATGTGACTAGACTTGACAAAAACAGAAAAATCGAACACTTGAATGAAAGAGCAAGTGTTTTGGCCGAAAGACTGAGTGGTGCATCAACAAATCAACTAGTTTTAGTGCCACATAATGTTGG TTACCATTGGATTCTCACTGTCATCGATCCTTACAAGGAGATGGTTTATTTGTTGGATTCACTTAGTCATCGAAACCGTTACGATGACTGGAAATATGTGGTGGATATGtaa
- the LOC140983394 gene encoding uncharacterized protein isoform X2: MKIDNKTDMFRFVNPHTIPYMPYVTRLDKNRKIEHLNERASVLAERLSGASTNQLVLVPHNVGYHWILTVIDPYKEMVYLLDSLSHRNRYDDWKYVVDMSVRLFNSNKERKGKKQAIWEVVKGPRQPDSKQCGFYVMRFMREMIEKNATSEKNSISSIFMKTEYSKEEIDEVRSEWAECIQDYIYD, encoded by the exons atgaaaatagataACAAGACCGACATGTTTAGATTTGTGAATCCACACACGATCCCATACATGCCATATGTGACTAGACTTGACAAAAACAGAAAAATCGAACACTTGAATGAAAGAGCAAGTGTTTTGGCCGAAAGACTGAGTGGTGCATCAACAAATCAACTAGTTTTAGTGCCACATAATGTTGG TTACCATTGGATTCTCACTGTCATCGATCCTTACAAGGAGATGGTTTATTTGTTGGATTCACTTAGTCATCGAAACCGTTACGATGACTGGAAATATGTGGTGGATAT GAGTGTAAGATTGTTTAATTCAAACAAGGAAAGGAAAGGGAAAAAACAAGCTATATGGGAAGTAGTAAAG gGTCCACGGCAACCAGATTCAAAACAATGTGGTTTTTATGTTATGAGATTTATGCGAgaaatgattgaaaaaaatGCTACCAGTGAGAAGAACTCAATATCTTCAATT TTCATGAAAACAGAGTACTctaaagaagaaattgatgaagtGCGATCCGAGTGGGCGGAATGCATACAAGATTATATTTACGACTAA
- the LOC140983394 gene encoding uncharacterized protein isoform X1, with translation MKIDNKTDMFRFVNPHTIPYMPYVTRLDKNRKIEHLNERASVLAERLSGASTNQLVLVPHNVGYHWILTVIDPYKEMVYLLDSLSHRNRYDDWKYVVDMSVRLFNSNKERKGKKQAIWEVVKGPRQPDSKQCGFYVMRFMREMIEKNATSEKNSISSISTLKKKLMKCDPSGRNAYKIIFTTKYAKY, from the exons atgaaaatagataACAAGACCGACATGTTTAGATTTGTGAATCCACACACGATCCCATACATGCCATATGTGACTAGACTTGACAAAAACAGAAAAATCGAACACTTGAATGAAAGAGCAAGTGTTTTGGCCGAAAGACTGAGTGGTGCATCAACAAATCAACTAGTTTTAGTGCCACATAATGTTGG TTACCATTGGATTCTCACTGTCATCGATCCTTACAAGGAGATGGTTTATTTGTTGGATTCACTTAGTCATCGAAACCGTTACGATGACTGGAAATATGTGGTGGATAT GAGTGTAAGATTGTTTAATTCAAACAAGGAAAGGAAAGGGAAAAAACAAGCTATATGGGAAGTAGTAAAG gGTCCACGGCAACCAGATTCAAAACAATGTGGTTTTTATGTTATGAGATTTATGCGAgaaatgattgaaaaaaatGCTACCAGTGAGAAGAACTCAATATCTTCAATT AGTACTctaaagaagaaattgatgaagtGCGATCCGAGTGGGCGGAATGCATACAAGATTATATTTACGACTAAGTATGCAAAGTATTGA